The proteins below are encoded in one region of Paludisphaera mucosa:
- a CDS encoding DUF1552 domain-containing protein: MPTPELSRRTFLRGVGVTMSLPWLESHNVWGVESPSTHPASDPPVRVGVLFAGNGFHGKEWWAKGKGRDMELGGVLAPLHDFREKLVFIKGLYNEEALKGNIHSSQTGNLLSGAPLASGGEIRSGTSFDQLLAQKHAGSTKVPSLVLGCEQPNPSVHKNYSMLYSSHISWTSPTSPTPLELFPALAFDRLFKDEAAKGDKSVLDAVLADAQDFRRDVSLSDRRKLDEYLESVREVEQRIERAGDRGELQGWKPTLAKPNVPRPADGVPQDIGEHMKLMCDILVLGFQTDATRVTTLKLNNDHSSLRFPQLGVDYMIHHLLSHTDTADWLKVNQLFTGQLAYIARKLDAIQEGERTALDNSMLMMCSSMLSGGTHDATQLPVILVGGGGGKLQGGRVLDYLKAPNRKMCSLYLSMLDKAGLHLDAFGDSKEALTDV; the protein is encoded by the coding sequence ATGCCGACCCCCGAGCTGTCCCGCCGCACCTTCCTGCGAGGCGTGGGCGTCACGATGTCGCTGCCGTGGCTCGAGTCGCACAACGTCTGGGGCGTCGAGTCGCCGTCGACCCACCCGGCCAGCGACCCGCCGGTGCGGGTGGGCGTGCTTTTCGCCGGCAACGGCTTCCACGGCAAGGAATGGTGGGCGAAGGGGAAGGGCCGCGACATGGAGCTGGGCGGCGTGCTCGCGCCGCTGCACGACTTCCGCGAGAAGCTCGTCTTCATCAAGGGCCTCTACAACGAGGAGGCCCTGAAGGGCAACATCCACAGCTCGCAGACCGGCAACCTGCTGTCGGGCGCGCCGCTGGCCTCGGGGGGCGAGATCCGCTCCGGCACCAGCTTCGACCAGCTCCTCGCCCAGAAGCACGCCGGGTCCACCAAGGTCCCCAGCCTGGTGCTCGGCTGCGAACAGCCTAACCCGTCGGTCCATAAAAACTACTCGATGCTTTACAGCTCGCACATCTCGTGGACGTCGCCGACGAGCCCGACGCCGCTGGAGCTGTTCCCCGCCCTGGCGTTCGACCGCCTGTTCAAGGACGAGGCCGCCAAGGGGGACAAGAGCGTCCTCGACGCCGTGCTCGCCGACGCCCAGGACTTCCGCCGCGACGTCAGCCTGTCCGACCGCCGCAAGCTCGACGAGTACCTGGAGTCCGTCCGCGAGGTCGAGCAGCGCATCGAGCGCGCCGGCGACCGCGGCGAGCTGCAGGGCTGGAAGCCGACCCTGGCGAAGCCCAACGTCCCCCGCCCCGCCGACGGCGTCCCCCAGGACATCGGCGAGCACATGAAGCTGATGTGCGACATCCTCGTCCTCGGCTTCCAGACCGACGCCACCCGCGTCACCACGCTGAAGCTGAACAACGACCACAGCTCGCTGCGCTTCCCCCAGCTCGGCGTGGATTACATGATCCACCACCTGCTCTCGCACACCGACACGGCCGACTGGCTGAAGGTCAACCAGCTCTTCACCGGCCAGCTCGCCTACATCGCCCGCAAGCTCGACGCGATCCAGGAGGGCGAGCGCACCGCCCTGGACAACTCGATGCTGATGATGTGCTCCAGCATGCTCTCGGGCGGGACCCACGACGCCACCCAGCTCCCGGTGATCCTCGTCGGCGGCGGAGGCGGCAAGCTGCAAGGCGGCCGGGTGCTCGACTACCTCAAGGCTCCCAACCGCAAGATGTGCAGCCTCTACCTGTCGATGCTCGACAAGGCCGGCCTGCACCTCGACGCCTTCGGCGATTCGAAGGAGGCGCTCACCGACGTCTGA
- a CDS encoding ParB/RepB/Spo0J family partition protein, producing the protein MGKLDELLKAGGANIAESMGAGRPKMGSFEARMEAKTSSVPSRWQGVAKSKNAVEIPVDKIVPDPDQPREEFEPDALARLAESLKTRGQLQPIRVRWDEAQDRYVVVCGERRWRAAGLAGLASLSCVVSEGPIDEGELRELQLIENCLREDLRPIEQAKAFRALMDRNGWSGNQTAKALGVAQPTVVRALALLHLPEPVQGRVEEGTLPPGTAYEIGKIQDPAIQRDLAERVVSEGLSRAEAVEAVRVAARRTPSTVGKGRGARRGDKAPTTRTLRAAGCKITVENRKGVDDALLAAALREALEQLAAQAELAA; encoded by the coding sequence ATGGGAAAGCTGGACGAACTGCTGAAGGCCGGCGGCGCCAACATCGCCGAGAGCATGGGGGCCGGGCGGCCCAAGATGGGCTCGTTCGAGGCCCGGATGGAAGCCAAGACCTCCAGCGTCCCCAGCCGCTGGCAGGGGGTGGCCAAGAGCAAGAACGCCGTCGAGATCCCGGTCGACAAGATCGTGCCCGACCCCGACCAGCCCCGCGAGGAGTTCGAGCCCGACGCCCTCGCCCGGCTCGCCGAATCGCTCAAGACGCGAGGGCAGCTCCAGCCCATCCGTGTGCGCTGGGATGAGGCGCAGGATCGCTACGTCGTCGTCTGCGGCGAACGCCGCTGGCGCGCGGCGGGTCTCGCCGGCCTGGCCTCGCTCTCGTGCGTGGTCTCGGAGGGACCGATCGACGAGGGCGAGCTGCGGGAGCTGCAATTGATCGAGAATTGCCTGCGCGAAGACCTGCGGCCCATCGAGCAGGCGAAGGCGTTCCGCGCCCTGATGGATCGCAACGGCTGGTCCGGCAACCAGACGGCCAAGGCCCTCGGCGTGGCGCAGCCGACCGTCGTGCGGGCGTTGGCGCTGCTGCACCTGCCCGAGCCCGTCCAGGGCCGGGTCGAGGAGGGGACGCTGCCGCCGGGGACCGCCTACGAGATCGGCAAGATCCAGGACCCCGCCATCCAGCGCGACCTCGCTGAGCGGGTCGTCAGCGAGGGCCTCAGCCGCGCCGAGGCCGTCGAGGCCGTCCGCGTCGCCGCACGCCGGACGCCTTCCACGGTCGGCAAGGGCAGGGGGGCCCGCCGCGGCGACAAGGCGCCGACCACCCGGACCCTTCGCGCCGCCGGCTGCAAGATCACCGTCGAGAACCGCAAGGGGGTCGACGACGCCCTGCTGGCCGCCGCGCTCCGCGAGGCCCTCGAACAACTCGCCGCCCAGGCCGAGCTGGCGGCCTGA
- a CDS encoding OprO/OprP family phosphate-selective porin, with the protein MTCPAIKFRSGRWVALGLVLCLGAATVRGQEAPPTAGEILQQFEKRLKALEEENRTLRDQMRSIAEAKGTGGASTVASGTAADPAPAANDGPADPTQGAPTFRVGETGVTTNTRGSKRRLPLKAYLGQGFELSSDDDEFQLQFHNETQVDYRLFDHTGQGTVHNGFFIPRQIWTFNGRMTKKLEFLASFQRGLSGFELRDALVNLKVLDEDRLMLKIGRYRVPFTYEFYAVPNYDLISPERSVFAINFSNIREIGAMAWGTLRDDQIDYAAGAFNGQRNSFEDLNDEPNFVGFLNARPFRHSERLPFLNYLNIGGSTEVGNQAATQAPLALRTSVNASQGSGASTASPAFLSFNNNVREDGMRAMGSLHAAWFYKRLSLLAEWDRGFVNYLPGAGPTTTRVDVPVDAYYVQAGFFLTGENVTRRAPIQIRKPFNLKRGEFGLGAVELAARYSTLHLGGQVFTSGLADPNLWSNDAGVLDLGFNWYINSYLKVYLDWQHTEFGSPVVFEPGRYYLNSELYWARLQFLF; encoded by the coding sequence ATGACGTGTCCAGCGATCAAATTCCGATCGGGCCGTTGGGTCGCCCTGGGGCTCGTCCTGTGCCTGGGCGCGGCGACCGTACGCGGCCAGGAGGCCCCTCCGACGGCCGGGGAGATCCTCCAGCAGTTCGAGAAGCGGCTGAAGGCGCTGGAGGAGGAGAATCGCACGCTGCGCGATCAGATGCGTTCCATCGCGGAGGCGAAGGGAACTGGCGGCGCGTCGACGGTCGCGTCCGGGACGGCCGCGGATCCGGCGCCGGCCGCGAATGACGGACCGGCCGATCCCACCCAGGGGGCGCCGACGTTCCGGGTCGGCGAGACGGGCGTCACGACCAATACGCGGGGATCGAAGCGTCGACTGCCGCTGAAGGCTTACCTCGGCCAGGGTTTCGAGCTGAGCAGCGACGACGACGAGTTCCAGCTCCAGTTCCACAACGAGACGCAGGTCGACTACCGGCTTTTCGACCATACGGGGCAGGGCACGGTCCACAACGGCTTCTTCATCCCCCGCCAGATCTGGACCTTCAACGGCCGCATGACCAAGAAGCTCGAGTTCCTGGCCTCCTTCCAGCGGGGCCTCTCGGGATTCGAGCTTCGCGACGCGCTCGTGAACCTCAAGGTGCTCGACGAAGACCGGCTCATGCTCAAGATCGGCCGCTATCGCGTCCCGTTCACCTATGAGTTCTACGCCGTCCCGAACTACGACCTGATCTCGCCCGAACGCTCGGTCTTCGCCATCAATTTCAGCAACATCCGCGAGATCGGCGCCATGGCCTGGGGCACGTTGCGGGACGATCAGATCGACTACGCCGCCGGGGCCTTCAACGGCCAGCGCAACTCGTTCGAGGACCTCAACGACGAGCCCAATTTCGTGGGCTTCCTCAACGCCCGCCCGTTCCGCCACTCGGAGCGGCTTCCCTTCTTGAATTACCTCAACATCGGCGGCTCGACCGAGGTCGGCAACCAGGCGGCGACCCAGGCCCCGCTCGCGCTTCGGACCTCGGTCAATGCGTCGCAGGGGTCGGGAGCCTCCACGGCCTCGCCGGCGTTCCTCTCCTTCAACAACAACGTCCGCGAGGACGGCATGCGCGCGATGGGCTCGTTGCACGCCGCCTGGTTCTACAAGCGGCTTTCGCTGCTCGCCGAGTGGGACCGCGGGTTCGTCAACTACCTGCCGGGCGCCGGCCCGACCACCACGCGGGTCGACGTCCCGGTCGACGCCTACTATGTGCAGGCCGGCTTCTTCCTGACCGGCGAGAACGTCACCCGGCGGGCCCCGATCCAGATCCGCAAGCCGTTCAACCTCAAGCGGGGAGAATTCGGCCTCGGCGCGGTCGAGCTGGCGGCCCGCTACTCCACCCTGCACCTGGGCGGCCAGGTCTTCACCTCCGGACTGGCCGATCCCAACCTCTGGTCCAACGACGCCGGCGTCCTCGACCTGGGCTTCAACTGGTACATCAACTCGTACCTGAAGGTCTACCTCGACTGGCAGCACACCGAGTTCGGCAGCCCGGTCGTCTTCGAACCGGGCCGGTACTATCTCAATAGCGAGCTGTACTGGGCGCGGCTCCAATTCCTCTTCTGA
- a CDS encoding ParA family protein, which yields MAIITALNQKGGVGKTSTCYHLAGALALGGRRVLLVDNDPQASLTQGFLGPQATRALDPGETIAAVYQQEAMADQVVRATNVPGIDLLAGSRAAGSFNVPDPHLVDWPLQTALRDFLADVADRYDVVMIDCPPNLHLASWTSLVASDALLVPLQPEDFGAQGIADVQESIDRVVAGPNPDLLLLGFLVTMSNPRLSVHKGFEQLLRTHYGDAVFTTTVPISTDYKEAIVQRQPVAQYKPKGAATKVMKALGEEIFARLAAAQTPRAAGEAA from the coding sequence ATGGCGATCATCACGGCGTTGAATCAGAAGGGGGGGGTCGGCAAGACCTCGACCTGCTATCACCTGGCGGGGGCCCTGGCGCTGGGGGGCAGGAGGGTGCTGCTGGTCGACAACGACCCCCAGGCGAGCCTCACGCAGGGCTTCCTCGGGCCCCAGGCCACGCGGGCGCTCGACCCGGGCGAGACGATCGCCGCCGTCTATCAGCAGGAAGCCATGGCCGACCAGGTCGTGCGGGCGACGAACGTGCCGGGGATCGACCTCCTCGCCGGCAGCCGGGCCGCCGGCAGCTTCAACGTCCCCGACCCCCATCTCGTCGACTGGCCGCTCCAGACGGCGCTCCGGGACTTCCTGGCCGACGTCGCCGACCGCTACGACGTCGTCATGATCGACTGCCCGCCGAACCTTCACCTGGCGTCGTGGACCTCACTCGTCGCGAGCGACGCCCTCCTCGTCCCGCTCCAGCCCGAGGACTTCGGGGCCCAGGGCATCGCCGACGTCCAGGAGTCCATCGACCGCGTCGTCGCCGGGCCCAACCCCGACCTGCTCCTGCTGGGTTTTCTGGTGACCATGTCGAACCCCCGGCTCTCGGTCCACAAGGGGTTCGAGCAGCTCTTGCGGACCCACTACGGCGACGCCGTGTTCACGACCACGGTGCCGATCTCGACCGACTACAAGGAAGCCATCGTCCAGCGCCAGCCGGTCGCGCAGTACAAGCCCAAGGGGGCGGCGACCAAGGTCATGAAGGCGCTCGGCGAGGAGATTTTCGCGAGACTGGCAGCGGCCCAGACGCCGCGCGCCGCCGGGGAGGCCGCTTGA
- a CDS encoding tetratricopeptide repeat protein → MFSIGVCHDQGWGVARNVSIARKWYEKSARRGHPGAMYNLAFCYREGEGARRDLAKMLLWLTRAAELGDSDSQRDLGWCHHEGVGVPADSATAARWYRAAAKAGDRTAQYNLGLSYLSGDGVVQSRRWARHWLGMAAEQGHRKARAWLHSIAPQRPEGIPGV, encoded by the coding sequence ATGTTTTCCATCGGCGTCTGCCACGACCAAGGGTGGGGCGTGGCTCGCAACGTCTCGATCGCCCGGAAGTGGTACGAGAAGTCCGCCCGCCGCGGACACCCGGGGGCCATGTACAACCTCGCGTTCTGCTACCGCGAGGGCGAGGGTGCCCGGCGAGATCTCGCGAAGATGCTCCTCTGGCTCACCCGGGCCGCCGAGCTGGGCGACTCCGACTCCCAACGCGACCTGGGCTGGTGCCATCATGAGGGCGTCGGCGTCCCGGCGGACTCGGCGACGGCGGCTCGCTGGTATCGGGCGGCGGCGAAGGCGGGCGACCGGACGGCGCAGTACAACCTGGGATTGTCGTACCTATCGGGCGACGGCGTCGTACAGTCGCGACGATGGGCCCGCCACTGGCTGGGCATGGCGGCCGAGCAGGGTCACCGCAAGGCCAGGGCCTGGCTGCACAGCATCGCGCCCCAGCGGCCGGAAGGTATACCCGGGGTATAG
- a CDS encoding type II toxin-antitoxin system YafQ family toxin: MARRRKADRREDEPTPAPRPPLTPSLAVRFKRDVRLLESRGKDMAKLRAVMAAIIERRPLDRSRVDHALSGPWKGCRDCHVEPDWILIYELSPTEVVFHRTGTHADLF; this comes from the coding sequence ATGGCGCGAAGGCGGAAGGCCGATCGTCGCGAAGACGAGCCGACGCCGGCCCCGCGACCGCCCCTGACGCCGAGCCTTGCCGTTCGTTTCAAGCGGGATGTGCGCCTGCTGGAGAGCCGCGGCAAGGACATGGCCAAGCTGCGTGCCGTCATGGCCGCCATCATCGAGCGGCGTCCCCTTGACCGCAGCCGCGTCGATCACGCTCTCAGCGGCCCGTGGAAGGGCTGTCGAGACTGCCACGTCGAGCCCGACTGGATCCTGATCTACGAACTCTCGCCGACCGAGGTCGTCTTCCACCGGACCGGGACGCACGCCGACCTCTTCTGA
- a CDS encoding DUF1592 domain-containing protein yields the protein MSRPTTFRGLRSLGFVVLLAFAPAATTWAAPPDSFESLAREYGGQVRPMLAKFCLDCHSTEDKEGDLDLEAFARLDDVRHAPATWQKVAEMLDNGEMPPKESPKPEPAERAAIRGWVGRYLRAEAFADAGDPGPVVLRRLNNAQYTYTLRDLTGFDFQPAREFPADSAAGEGFTNTGDALVMSPALLGKYLDAAKKVAAHAVLLPDGMRFAPGETRRDWAEELLVAIRSLYARHADGEGKIAFDKYLTAGLEERDAIAAGRETYDSVAQRRGLNARYLKALAGVLAGGEPSPVLDPLRARWKAAKPGDVPALLAEITAWQAALTKFQTVGHMKSWVAAIDPVVARQDLRFKLPDVGDAREVVVNLAAGGVERSSVVVWENLRIARAGRPDVAIRDLRAIAEGMAARREQVVASAAKCLEAAAEALAAPATADRDALARKHEVDPEILGAWLACLGIGPNAPTKLELFTERMQDVGGFDFVKGWGSSETPLAVANASKETVHIPGELKGRGVAVHPSPTLRAGAGWACPVAGEYRINAQIQHVHPACGNGTTWRLELRRGAVRIALADGVAVGPTPAKAGPFGPIALNPGDLIALAVSPRDGNHSCDLTAVDLTVTAAGEGGRKWDLAADVSGDAMAANPHADGFGNAAVWSFFREPDADSGGLALPAGSLLARWLATPEPTERAAIAGRLQKLLASGPAGAAAADVALYRGLTTPGGPIIPAQPSGGPIPADSTWGLDPATFGPTAVAAGIGVGDLAVRSPSTVAIRIPAELAAGAELMGSAVARPVEGGDDFVQLRITTGAPANVPGLRPDAPVLVVPGGTAETRLKAAFAEFRAWFPPAVCYEKIVPVDEVVTLTLFHREDEPLRRLLLDDAEAARLDRLWVELHFVTQDALTQVGAFNQLMEYATQDSDPRLFEPFRKPIHERAEAFRKELIAAEPRQLDALIAFASQAYRRPTTDREAQELRELYARLRAEELPHDEAFRLTLARILMAPNFLYRLEKAPVGVKSASASDWELASRLSYFLTSSAPDAALREAAAAGKLRDPDVLAAQAKRLMQSPDVRRLAEEFACQWLHIYDFDTLDEKSERHFPTFAALKGAMYEEAILFFADLFRNDAPVLSIYDADHTFLNQALAEHYQIPGVTGPEWRRVDGVRKHGRGGILGLAATLAQQSGASRTSPILRGNWVTEVLLGERTPKPPKNVPILPDDEASGGGLSVRQLVEKHTKDIRCAGCHAKMDPYGFSLEAYDAIGRFRDKDAAGQPIDAHAKLPDGSEVDGGDGLRSHLLTKRREAVERQFCKKLLGYALGRGLMLTDEPLLDEMRLRLESEGHRVSSAVDAIVRSRQFREVRGASPVLAEAR from the coding sequence ATGAGCCGACCCACCACCTTCCGAGGGCTGCGAAGCCTCGGCTTCGTCGTCCTGCTGGCCTTCGCGCCGGCCGCGACGACGTGGGCCGCGCCCCCCGATTCGTTCGAGTCGCTGGCGAGGGAGTACGGCGGCCAGGTCCGGCCCATGCTCGCGAAGTTCTGCCTCGACTGCCACTCGACGGAGGACAAGGAGGGGGACCTCGACCTGGAGGCCTTCGCCAGGCTCGACGACGTCCGCCACGCCCCCGCGACCTGGCAGAAGGTCGCCGAGATGCTCGACAACGGCGAGATGCCGCCCAAGGAATCGCCGAAGCCCGAGCCCGCCGAACGGGCGGCGATCCGCGGCTGGGTCGGCCGCTACCTGCGGGCCGAGGCCTTCGCCGACGCCGGCGACCCCGGGCCCGTCGTGCTCCGGCGGCTCAACAACGCCCAGTACACCTACACCCTCCGCGACCTCACCGGCTTCGACTTCCAGCCGGCCCGCGAGTTCCCCGCCGACAGCGCCGCGGGCGAGGGATTCACCAACACGGGCGACGCCCTGGTGATGTCCCCCGCCCTGCTCGGCAAGTACCTCGACGCCGCGAAGAAGGTCGCCGCCCACGCCGTCCTCCTCCCCGACGGCATGCGGTTCGCCCCCGGCGAGACCCGCCGCGACTGGGCCGAGGAACTGCTGGTCGCGATCCGCTCGCTGTACGCCCGCCACGCCGACGGCGAAGGCAAGATCGCGTTCGACAAGTACCTGACCGCCGGCCTGGAAGAGCGCGACGCGATCGCCGCGGGCCGGGAGACGTACGACTCGGTCGCACAGCGACGCGGCCTCAACGCGCGATATTTGAAGGCCCTCGCGGGCGTGCTCGCCGGCGGCGAGCCCTCGCCGGTGCTCGACCCCCTTCGCGCCCGCTGGAAGGCCGCGAAGCCGGGCGACGTCCCGGCGCTCCTGGCCGAGATCACGGCCTGGCAGGCGGCGCTGACGAAGTTCCAGACGGTGGGGCACATGAAGTCGTGGGTCGCGGCGATCGACCCCGTGGTCGCGCGTCAGGACCTCCGCTTCAAGCTGCCGGACGTCGGCGACGCCCGCGAGGTCGTCGTCAACCTGGCGGCGGGCGGCGTCGAGCGGTCGAGCGTCGTGGTCTGGGAGAACCTGCGGATCGCCAGGGCCGGCCGGCCCGACGTGGCGATCCGCGACCTGCGGGCCATCGCCGAGGGGATGGCGGCCCGCCGCGAGCAGGTCGTCGCCTCGGCCGCGAAGTGCCTCGAAGCCGCGGCCGAAGCGCTGGCGGCGCCCGCGACCGCCGATCGTGACGCGCTCGCGCGGAAGCACGAGGTCGACCCCGAGATCCTCGGCGCGTGGCTCGCCTGCCTGGGGATCGGCCCGAACGCCCCGACCAAGCTCGAGCTGTTCACGGAGCGCATGCAGGACGTCGGCGGCTTCGACTTCGTCAAGGGCTGGGGTTCGTCCGAGACGCCCCTCGCGGTCGCCAACGCCTCGAAAGAGACCGTGCACATCCCCGGCGAGCTGAAGGGCCGCGGCGTGGCCGTGCACCCCTCGCCGACCCTCCGCGCCGGGGCGGGCTGGGCCTGTCCGGTCGCCGGCGAATATCGGATCAACGCTCAGATCCAGCACGTCCACCCCGCCTGCGGCAACGGCACCACCTGGCGGCTGGAATTGCGCCGGGGCGCTGTGCGGATCGCCCTCGCGGACGGCGTCGCGGTGGGACCGACGCCGGCGAAGGCCGGTCCGTTCGGGCCCATCGCGTTGAACCCCGGCGACCTGATCGCGCTGGCGGTCAGCCCTCGCGACGGCAACCATTCGTGCGACCTGACGGCCGTCGACCTGACCGTGACGGCCGCCGGCGAGGGAGGACGGAAGTGGGACCTGGCGGCGGACGTCTCGGGCGACGCCATGGCGGCCAACCCGCACGCCGACGGCTTCGGCAACGCCGCCGTCTGGTCGTTCTTCCGCGAGCCCGACGCCGACTCCGGCGGCCTGGCCTTGCCGGCCGGCTCGCTCCTGGCCCGCTGGCTGGCGACCCCCGAGCCGACCGAGCGTGCGGCGATCGCCGGGCGGCTCCAGAAGCTCCTGGCCTCCGGTCCCGCCGGGGCCGCCGCCGCCGATGTGGCCCTCTACCGCGGCTTGACGACGCCCGGCGGCCCGATCATCCCTGCGCAGCCGTCGGGCGGCCCCATCCCCGCCGACTCGACCTGGGGCCTCGACCCCGCGACGTTTGGACCGACCGCCGTCGCGGCCGGGATCGGCGTCGGGGACCTGGCCGTGCGCAGCCCGTCGACCGTGGCGATCCGGATTCCCGCCGAGCTGGCCGCGGGCGCCGAGCTGATGGGCTCGGCGGTGGCCCGGCCCGTTGAGGGGGGCGACGATTTCGTCCAGCTTCGGATCACGACCGGCGCGCCGGCGAACGTCCCCGGGCTGCGGCCCGACGCCCCCGTCCTGGTCGTCCCCGGGGGCACGGCCGAGACCCGGCTGAAGGCCGCCTTCGCCGAGTTCCGCGCCTGGTTCCCGCCCGCCGTCTGCTACGAGAAGATCGTCCCCGTCGACGAGGTCGTGACCCTGACCCTCTTCCACCGCGAGGACGAGCCCCTGCGCCGGCTGCTGCTCGACGACGCCGAGGCCGCGCGGCTCGATCGCCTCTGGGTCGAGTTGCACTTCGTCACCCAGGACGCCCTGACCCAGGTCGGCGCCTTCAACCAGCTCATGGAGTATGCGACGCAGGACAGCGACCCGCGGCTGTTTGAGCCCTTCCGCAAGCCGATCCACGAACGCGCCGAGGCCTTCCGCAAGGAGCTGATCGCCGCCGAGCCCCGCCAGCTCGACGCCCTGATCGCGTTCGCGTCGCAGGCCTATCGCCGGCCGACGACCGACCGCGAGGCGCAGGAACTTCGCGAGCTGTACGCCCGCCTTCGGGCCGAGGAACTCCCGCACGACGAGGCCTTCCGCCTGACCCTGGCCCGCATCTTGATGGCCCCGAACTTCCTGTACCGACTGGAAAAGGCCCCCGTCGGCGTCAAGTCGGCGTCGGCCTCCGACTGGGAGCTGGCCAGCCGCCTGAGCTACTTCCTCACCTCGTCGGCCCCCGACGCCGCGCTTCGCGAGGCTGCCGCGGCCGGGAAGCTCCGCGACCCCGACGTCCTTGCGGCCCAGGCGAAGCGCCTGATGCAATCGCCCGACGTGCGTCGCCTGGCCGAGGAGTTCGCCTGCCAGTGGCTGCACATCTACGACTTCGACACCCTGGACGAGAAGAGCGAGCGGCACTTCCCGACGTTCGCCGCCCTCAAGGGGGCGATGTACGAGGAGGCGATCCTCTTCTTCGCCGACCTCTTCCGCAACGACGCCCCGGTGCTCTCGATCTACGACGCCGATCACACGTTCCTGAACCAGGCGCTCGCCGAGCATTACCAGATCCCGGGCGTGACGGGCCCCGAATGGCGGCGCGTCGACGGCGTCCGGAAGCACGGCCGGGGCGGGATCCTGGGGCTAGCCGCGACGCTCGCCCAGCAGTCGGGGGCCTCGCGGACCAGCCCGATCCTCCGCGGAAACTGGGTGACGGAGGTTCTCCTCGGCGAGCGCACGCCCAAGCCCCCGAAGAACGTGCCGATCCTTCCCGACGACGAGGCCTCGGGCGGCGGGCTCTCGGTCCGCCAGCTCGTCGAGAAGCACACGAAGGACATCCGCTGCGCCGGGTGCCACGCCAAGATGGACCCCTACGGCTTCTCGCTCGAGGCCTACGACGCCATCGGCCGGTTCCGCGACAAGGACGCCGCCGGCCAGCCGATCGACGCCCACGCCAAGCTCCCCGACGGCTCCGAGGTCGACGGCGGCGATGGGCTTCGCTCCCATTTGCTCACGAAGCGTCGCGAGGCCGTCGAGCGCCAGTTCTGCAAGAAGCTCCTCGGCTACGCGCTGGGGAGGGGCCTGATGCTGACCGACGAGCCCTTGCTCGACGAGATGCGGCTCAGGCTCGAATCGGAAGGCCACCGGGTCTCGTCGGCCGTCGACGCGATCGTCCGCAGCCGCCAGTTCCGCGAGGTCCGCGGGGCCTCGCCGGTCCTCGCTGAGGCCCGCTGA